The Methanobacterium bryantii genome includes the window TCTTTGATTTTAAGAGCATATTTTTGATTTTCGTACATTAATTGTCCTCCGTTTTTGACATCAGGAGTACATTTTTCATCTTTAAACATTGATTGCCTCCGAGTAAATGTAACTTAAGTAGCTTTACATAACTATGTATAAAATAAATGAGTATAAATACTTTCAAAAATGACTACTTAATCACTGAAAATTCTGATTTTTATTGAAATAGTTCTATGATTTTTCTTAAAAAACTGAATTCTGCAAAATTAAAAGTATCTGGATAAATTAAGAATGTAAAATAAATTAATATCACATTTCCTTAAAAAATTTTTTGGTTCTCATTTCTTCTAAGTTGAATATTATACGGGAAAATTCACTTGCAGGAATAGCAACCATAATATCTTCTGGGCTAATATCCATATGCTGTCTGGAACCCACATCTCCAAAACCGTAGGTAACCTTTCCAGTCATATAAGGAACTGCGGCCATTGAGCTGCATATTGGTCCTGAATCGGCACCTAACCCATGTGTGCCCGAATCGTATGCGTTTGCATGGAGTATTTCCATCCCCTGTTTTGCATTGCAGACTATAAATATCACGTCAGGTTCAAATTCTGCATTTACAAGCGGGGCAAAGATAACTGCATTAAAAATTTCGTATTCTACATTTAGATTATTTTTCCACGAACGTTGAACCGCAGGTATGTTCTTGTAAACTCCCATTGGAACTAGAAATGCACCGCTTTGCATGGTAGCGGGGAATTCTTTAGGGTCTTTAAGTCCAGAATATCTTGCACCGCCCATACATTCCTCTTCTTCAGCAGTTGCATAGAAGGTTTTGCCGCGCATGGCTTTCGTAATTTTTGCGCAGAACCTAGATTTACCTTCTTCCTTTTCAATATCTCTTGGTTCTTTTACAGACCATTTTATGGCAACCGGATCATTTTCTAATTTCAAAATTTCCTTTAATTTATTTCCAAGTTCATTGTAGTCCATTTTAAACCCCATCCTTACACAATTCTCAAAAATAAACTGTAATTTAATACATTTTGATCTTTAATTTATACATTATTAATATATCCTTTTTGGAAATAAATTGGATTTATGGCTAAAATAAATATTTTTAAACCTATTTTAGGTAGTATAGTTGCTAAAAAGCGTTAAATTTTGTTTAAACATTTTAAACACGTATATTGACAGAAAATCAGTAGAATAAACATGAAATGACTAAATGATATTATAATATATTAAATCAGCTAAAATAAGTAGTTAAAACAGCCAATTAGTTAGAAATAGTTTGTAAAATAAAAATAAAAGATAAGGAATAATTTCCTTGATCTATTTGGATTGTGCTCCGGTTCCGCCCATTGCAGCTTCAATCTGAGCCATAATCTGGTCAGTCTTGAAGTGGCTCTGGTCCATTGCTCCAGATGGGCATGCTGCAGCGCATGTTCCGCATCCGTGGCAGAGAGCTATGTTAACAGTTGCATGGCCTTCTTCTATTGCTAGAGCTCCGTATGGACAGAGTTCTACACAAACTGCACATGCACCACATACGTCTTCATCGGTGTATGCAGTAATTGGTTCAATTTCCACTTCACCTTTAACCATTGGAATTGCTGCTCTTGCTGCAGCACCTGATGCTTGTGCTACGGAGTCAGGAATATCTTTTGGTCCTTGTGCTACACCTGCAAGGAATACACCTTCAGTAAGTGTGTCTACAGGCCTGAGTTTTGGGTGAGCTTCCATTAAGAAACCGTCTGCACTCTTAGAGAGCCCGATGGTCTGTCTTAATTCGTTAGCACCTGCTGGTGGTACGAGTCCAGCTGCGAGTACAACCATATCATAGTTGTATTCAGTTACTCTTCCAAGTAAACTGTCTTCTGCCCTTACTGTAAGGGTCTGGTCAGGGTTTCCGAGAATTGCTGCTGGTCGACCTCTGATAAATTTAATACCGTATTTTTCTTGTGACCGTTTGTAGAACTCTTCAAATCCTTTACCGAATGCCCTTATATCCATGTAATAGATAGTGACTTCAGTGTCAGGTTCGTGGTCTTTAACGAGCTGAGCGTTTTTCATGGAGTGCATACAGCAAACCCTTGAACAGTATTCGTTACCGACTTTTTCGTCCCTTGAACCAACACATAATATGAATGCAACGCTTTTTGGGTGTTTACCGTCAGATGGTTTTAATACGTGACCTTCTGTTGGTCCTGATGCGTTAATCATCCTTTCGATTTCTAATCCTGTGATAACGTTTGCGTTATCTGCATATCCGTATTCAAGTTTTTCATTTGCGTCAAACTGGTCGTAACCGGTTGCAACGATGATTGTACCTATGTCAAGTTCAACTTCTTCAGCAACCTGATCGTGCTGAACTGCTCCTCTTTCACATATCTGGTCACAGAGACCACATTCAATACAGTAATCTTTGTCGATTGTAGCAAGGAGAGGTACTGCTTGTGGGAATGGGATGTATGCCGCTTTGACCATACCAATTCCTTCATCGAAGTAATTTGGTATTTCTATTGGGCAGACGTCTACACATGACCCGCATCCTACACAGAGATCTTCGTCTACGTATCTTGGTTTTCTTTCTACGGTTACTTTGAAGTTACC containing:
- a CDS encoding DUF169 domain-containing protein yields the protein MDYNELGNKLKEILKLENDPVAIKWSVKEPRDIEKEEGKSRFCAKITKAMRGKTFYATAEEEECMGGARYSGLKDPKEFPATMQSGAFLVPMGVYKNIPAVQRSWKNNLNVEYEIFNAVIFAPLVNAEFEPDVIFIVCNAKQGMEILHANAYDSGTHGLGADSGPICSSMAAVPYMTGKVTYGFGDVGSRQHMDISPEDIMVAIPASEFSRIIFNLEEMRTKKFFKEM
- a CDS encoding CoB--CoM heterodisulfide reductase iron-sulfur subunit A family protein; its protein translation is MAEEKKVETSEEPRIGVYVCHCGINIGGVVDVVAVRDYAATLPNVVVAEEYKYFCSDPGQEKIQKDIKEKGLNRVVVAACSPRLHEPTFRRCVSEAGLNPFLFEFANLREHDSWVHMDEPEAATEKAKDLTRMAVAKARLLEPLEAETVSVTNTAMVIGGGVAGIQSALDLADMGFKTYLVEKNPTIGGRMAQLDKTFPTLDCSMCILAPKMVDAGKHENIELLAYSEVKDVDGYIGNFKVTVERKPRYVDEDLCVGCGSCVDVCPIEIPNYFDEGIGMVKAAYIPFPQAVPLLATIDKDYCIECGLCDQICERGAVQHDQVAEEVELDIGTIIVATGYDQFDANEKLEYGYADNANVITGLEIERMINASGPTEGHVLKPSDGKHPKSVAFILCVGSRDEKVGNEYCSRVCCMHSMKNAQLVKDHEPDTEVTIYYMDIRAFGKGFEEFYKRSQEKYGIKFIRGRPAAILGNPDQTLTVRAEDSLLGRVTEYNYDMVVLAAGLVPPAGANELRQTIGLSKSADGFLMEAHPKLRPVDTLTEGVFLAGVAQGPKDIPDSVAQASGAAARAAIPMVKGEVEIEPITAYTDEDVCGACAVCVELCPYGALAIEEGHATVNIALCHGCGTCAAACPSGAMDQSHFKTDQIMAQIEAAMGGTGAQSK